A single region of the Nocardioides aurantiacus genome encodes:
- a CDS encoding carbohydrate ABC transporter permease, translating to MSTTLQQPTGADEAVEIAKKRASDGKRAERKLGMLLCAPAVVFMLAVTAYPILYAIYLSFFRADLRLPGQNEFVGFSNYVTVLTSPIWWTAFGLTMFITVISAFLELVFGMMLAVVMHRTLVGRGLVRTSALVPYAIVTVVAAFSWRFAWTQDIGWLAGDAAPLTDRWSSIWIIILAEVWKTVPFMALLLMAGLALVPEDLLKAASMDGATAWQRFWKITVPLIKPSILVALLFRTLDAFRVFDNIFVLTSGANDTSSVSMVAYNNLIRGLNLGIGSTMAVLIFITIAIIAFLFVKLFGASAPGQGESR from the coding sequence GTGAGCACCACCCTGCAGCAGCCGACCGGCGCCGACGAGGCGGTGGAGATCGCCAAGAAGCGCGCCAGCGACGGCAAGCGGGCCGAGCGCAAGCTGGGGATGCTGCTCTGCGCCCCGGCGGTCGTGTTCATGCTCGCCGTCACGGCGTACCCCATCCTCTACGCCATCTACCTGTCCTTCTTCCGCGCCGACCTGCGGCTGCCGGGGCAGAACGAGTTCGTCGGGTTCTCCAACTACGTCACCGTGCTGACCAGCCCGATCTGGTGGACGGCCTTCGGGCTGACGATGTTCATCACGGTCATCAGCGCCTTCCTCGAGCTCGTCTTCGGCATGATGCTCGCGGTGGTGATGCACCGGACCCTGGTGGGCCGCGGCCTGGTCCGCACCTCGGCGCTGGTGCCCTACGCCATCGTCACCGTCGTGGCCGCCTTCTCCTGGCGGTTCGCCTGGACCCAGGACATCGGCTGGCTCGCCGGCGACGCCGCGCCGCTGACCGACCGCTGGTCCTCGATCTGGATCATCATCCTGGCCGAGGTCTGGAAGACGGTGCCGTTCATGGCGCTGCTGCTGATGGCCGGCCTGGCGCTGGTGCCCGAGGACCTGCTCAAGGCCGCCTCGATGGACGGGGCCACCGCGTGGCAGCGGTTCTGGAAGATCACCGTCCCGCTGATCAAGCCCTCGATCCTCGTCGCGCTGCTGTTCCGCACCCTCGACGCGTTCCGGGTCTTCGACAACATCTTCGTGCTGACGAGCGGGGCCAACGACACCTCGTCGGTGTCGATGGTCGCCTACAACAACCTGATCCGCGGGCTCAACCTCGGCATCGGCTCGACGATGGCGGTGCTGATCTTCATCACCATCGCGATCATCGCGTTCCTGTTCGTGAAGCTCTTCGGGGCCTCCGCGCCCGGACAGGGGGAGTCGCGTTGA